gatttttttcaatTGGATCACCATGAATTGGCTTGTAAGTTGCTTTTAGGTGATTGTTGTGAGttgtcacaataaaaaaaaaaaaaaaaaaaaaaaaaaaaaaactgaaatgaagtgaagtgaagtgaatttaattgaatttcaCATTTAACAAAGAGGGTCAAGAGGATGTAAGCCAATTGCTTACATTCTGGCAGACGACATGGGGGTGGGAAGTGTTCTGGATAGCAGACACTGAACTGGAAATGCATCACTGGGACAGGGTAATTTCTTAAGGAAACTAAGGTCCTTCAGTGTGTATGATGCACATGTTTTATAAATCTGTATTGGAAAGTGCAAATTGATTTTCCAGTCATCTCTTGGGGTGGCAGCATCAGAACCAGTGACTTAAAGAAACGGAACAAACTAATAAAGAAGCTGTGACTGTGCTGGGGACTAATGTGGAGCTCCTTCACACTGTAACCAGAgatgtttcagtgctgtgatgaggtctgaagccagactgaaatCTATCAagttttccactttcatttaaaatgtcattaagCTGGTTAAATACAACTTTCTAAATAATCTTGGATATAAAAAAGAGGTTAAAGACAGCTCAATGGTTGTTCATtgtagaggcatctagagtccttttctttaggaatGGCTTAATTTTTAGTGACTTgagaaaaatgcctgatgccagtgagctgttaaaaACTGTCCAGAttgtatcatgtccagagtgcatgtttaTGATTTCAGATGCCAAACTCTTTCTTGTGGGAttgttaaattatataaaagaaaatagtaaaCGTCTGTACTTATTTTGAAGTCCGAATAATACTAATCGTTCTACTTCCGGTTCCGGAAAGTTAGCATGTTGTTCGTTGCTGCGGGAAAATTAAAGAATGGGCAAAGATATTTATAGGTGTATTGAATGCAACGAAAAAGCAACGGAGCTGCACAGGGATTACAGCAACGGGATTCTGAAGATAACAATATGTGTGCGTTAGttgttgacattttgtttttgagcCGTTTAGTGTAACATTACTGTGTGATAACTTGCTAGCTAACAGTTGAGtcaaaagaaatgtaaacaaCGTAGATATGATTTTACCCCATAGCtgtataatttaattaatgttGAGTTAATGGTTGTTAGTTCAAACTGTGAGTGACAACATTTACAAAGTACAAGCTTGATTTTACTTCTATGTGTTTCTCCAGGAGTCATGCCAAAAGCCAGTGGATAAGTACATTGAATATGACCCCGTTATCATTCTCATTGATGCCATTTTGTGTAAGACACAAGCTTTCAGACACATTTTATTCAACACAAGCTTGAATGTAAGTAACCTTTATCTTTTAACCTGTTCATTACAAGTTTCTGTCCATGTGTACACCATGAATGtttgtaaaacttttttatatGGAAAATGGTACAAAGCCAActtatttcatgtttaatttaatgattTGAAGTGTTCAACATGTACTGATTGCAACTATAAGTTTCTACCAAACTGGGACAGAGATGAAAATacttcttgttaaaaaaaagaaaaaagaaagaagtgatgTAACACAATGGGAAACGTGCCATTATCCCAGtggtttattttagtttctttataGAGACAAGGTTGTAAATATTCCTCAATGTCGCTACAGATCCACTGGAAGTTGTGTGCGTTCTGCCTGTTGTGTGAAGCCTACCTCAGGTGGTCTTTGCTCCATGGCTCTGAGCAGAGCAGCGACCCTGCAGACATCATCAGATACGCTAAAGAATGGGAGTTTTATGGCATGTTTGGCCTGGCAGCCCTTGGTAAGATGTGAATTCATACGTTGCATCGGTGTGTTACTGCGTTTAACGAAGAGGAGAAGAGCATTTTTAGAAGATGGACTTGTAGAAGCGCTGGGGAGTTGATTTAAACATTCTTTATTCAAGCTTGTttgagaaataaattatttttaacagtagCAAATGATGAAAACAGAGCAGACCATAGTAATTCTACTGGATCGCATGATTAAAATGAGGATCAATCATGTAAATACGTACACCAAAGCCAGAGTTAAACcctgtttaattaatttgttctGGACattaaattttacaaaaaatacatCTTATGAGCTAACTGTTTTTCCTCATTGCACATTGCAAAATATACTGAAAAATCCTGAAAGATGGAGCTAAGTCTGTCTTCACATGTGTTTGCAGAGCTGTCAGCGTTCTGTGGTGCGGTGCTCTGGTTCCTCTGGGTGTGGGTGGGTCTTCTGCAGGGTAGGACGGTAGAGCTCAGCCTGCTTATCAGAGCCCTGTTGCTGTCCTGCTACGGCAAAGTCCTGCTCATCCCCGCAGTCATCTGGGAGCATGACTACTCCCCGCTCTGTCTGGGCCTCATCAAGCTGTTTGTGCTCACATCTAACTCACAAGCCATCAGAGGTAAGAGACACGAGATTCCAGTCATTCTAACAGCTTTACTTTAGTTTGCCTGGATTATAAGATACCTCTCTGACGTCTGTGGCTCCTCCCAGCTGCAGAAAGGATGAATGGAATTTTGTTTCCcgacattttgtttgtttctacagACAGATGTGACACTAATACATTCTAACAAACTAGTAAAAACCAGTATTTGATTCTTAATAGAATATAGAAAACATCTGGGTAATGAGAGATGAAGTTGTCCCattcatacataaaaaatgttcagtattcttagtttttctttgttgtattttgtttctttgagGCTTAAAATCCAGGCCAGTCCAGCAAACCAGACTCTTCTGCTACAAAACCATGTTGTTATAATAGATTCAGTTTAGTCTTCCTGGAATATTTAAGCCAGTCCCTGAAAAAGATGTCAACTGGGGACATTTTAGATATGCAAGTTGCTAGTACCAGACAATAATACGCTTCTTTACCATCAGACAGGAGCCACACAGATGTGATGCTTTAACTTTGGACTGGGGCAGGCTTGATGCTGGGAATTACAGCACCAGTCAGTGGCCAGATCGGACACAATGTTAGCCAGCTGGTTTGATTAATTATTGTCTCTTCTGTTGCTTAACTTTCCATTATAAGCTGTACCAGCAAAGCGAAGGAACAGGACCCAGAATTCAGTTCGGCATCACAAGATGTGGCTCTATTTGAACTAAATTAGACGcctgaaaagtaaaaatgtgtacttttaatttatttatgaaaaaatagGGGCTGAGTATATTAATGCACATTTTCATATATAGAACAAGCCAGATAGCACCTTTCTTCTTTAAGACAGATTTAAGATAATAAAGATTTaggataatttaaaaaaaagtttaaaaaagcaagaaaaatgaaaatcacCAGCAGGTGGCAACTCCTGATTGTTCTTAGTTCAGAGATCCGACTCTgaagataaatgtgttttatttgatgtttccTTAACATAACATGAAGGTTTACACTGACTatgtgactttaaaaaaaagatctgtaTGTTTATCATTTACTTTGTGTGTTTAATCTCCAGTGATCCTGAACACCAGCAGACGTGTGTCTCTGGTGGCCATTTGTTTAGGCCTGCTGTTGGAAACCTGCGTGGCTCAAGCCTGTAAGAAGCTTCCGTGGAGCATCCAGGACATGTTGACGTCTGAATGAACATCTGTTCCACCATCAGACCGAAACATCTCAGGGATGAACAAGTGGTCGTGGATACCGACCTCCTGCTCGGacgtaaagaaaagaaatggatttttaagtattcttcttgtttttgatcttctgctgctgccagttcattttttttacGTAAAAGCAGCTAAAATACGTGTCAAAGAAACCTGTCCAGCATTGCAGAGGCACTTCTATCATTCTGTGTAATGAGCCAAGCCAAGAAGTCAGAATCTGAGAGGGATTTTCCAGAAGCGCACCGGGTTACTGTTTAACATGCTCCAGTTCCTGAGCCACTCTCCAGGgatgacacaaacacacccgAGGTTGTAATTTTGACTATAACTACTCCTCTGTCTGGACAGGAGCTACGAAACACTCTGCACATTCTTTAGCTTAGTGGTGAGATGCCAACCTAAACTGACTCACACTCACAGACTGAATCAAGAAGCTGAACAGGAGTAAAAGGGGCAGTAGAGTTCACTTTAATGACTTTTAGCTTGTTTATTGCGACGCTAAAGGCTTATGTCAGCTAAAAAATGGTATCCAATAGAAATAGACTACTttcaatgcattaaaaaaagatacatTTCTTATGGTTTGTTATTATCAGACAGTGTATTTTAGATTATTATTCTCCAGCGACTCTTTTGGAACTAAACTGACAGATAAATGGCCTCATGTTGTCTTCATGGCTCTGTTCAAAATCACCCAAATTCCTAATTAGATTAAAAGGCTAAAAATCAGCATTTTGTAAACATGTCCATGAGATGTGTTTTTCATGCTGTAATATTTATCATGATACAATATCTGTGATTAATGGAGATTTGTGGTTTAAATGTGCAGACCACCACctacagcaggggtgtccagctgtAGTCCTggagggccgcagtcctgcaggttttagatgtttgcctgctccaacacacctattTTATATCAACGGTCAACAGCTTATTGTCAGATTTATCCCAGGCATATTGATTCTTTAATCTCATTCAGATGTGCTGCAGcatgaaacatccaaaacctgcaggatagcggccctTAAAGGCTGGCTGTGAACACCCCTGACCTACAGTCCTAGAGAGATGATGTCAGACAGTTGGTTTGCTTTTAGAAAATTGGAGAGACGAGTAAATATTCTATATTACTCTGGTTGCGAGGAGCCACAATTGATCTAAGAGTAAATCTGAAAGTATTTAGCGAGCAACCAGCCGGCCTGTGTCAAATAGGTATCCACCTGTCAGGCGGATCGGCTTGGTAGTTGTTAACAGCCACAGATGTATTTTCTTATCTAAAAGTGCAGTTTTTAGGGAATTAATATACATAAGTCCAAAAGAGTTGGCCTTGAgtcatttattaatattattatcatttctaGCTGAGCTAGGGGCAACAAGCTGACTAGTCCATAAACAAGCAAAGCAACAACAAACCATAACACTTCCACCTCCTTGATTCTCAGATGGTAGAGTTTTCtccagacgtatttattgctaCCATGGCAACCCTCATGATTTGATTTAACAAGAAAGGCTTTTTTCTGACAGCTACAGATTCTATGGGTTTTGGAGGTTATTGAGTTaggatttattttatctttcttttttcttaggCTTTGTGGAGGTCTTTGCTAATTGTTTAAAGGGGATAGCTACGATTTGAATTCCTCCCCACCAGTAGGTGTCGCACTCACACTCGTTCGCTCTCGTTCCAACTTTAGATTGTACCGGTTGCCAGCTATGTCTAATACCGTATGTGGACATAGAGGAGAGATGTCAAGCGAGGAGTCTTTGGTTAAAACTGGTTGCTATGAAGTCCCAATTCTTAAAACCTGATTTAAATGCAGATTGTGAAGTTTTGATGAAGGgatttttagtttctttgtgTAATGCTtcaacttttcttttgctttttattaatgatttgATTAATGATCttgattaaatgatttttatctCATCCTCTGATGTTACAGATGGAAGGTCAAACAGTTTGTTTATTGAACTGGAGTTCCCCAGGATTCAGCCATCATGGGACATaattctcattttttttaaatctgagttTAGAGGCATATATCTCTGAAGAAAGAACAACTAATCGATCATTGTAGAATTCAGTaatcagtgttttcctcttttattctcCTTTTGTAAAGACAAAGCTACATAACCTCCAGTGTTGAGACTAAATTAATCACATGCAGCCCAGAAGGAAGGTAAAACCTTAACACCAGACGTGAGatgtttattattctgttaCTGGCTGAcctgctgcagctgatcaaCGTCACAAACTGCTGTCCCCGTTTCTGCAAACAAGACTATGTTTAGTTGGTAGAACAAACATCCGAAGCAGACTGAAGTTTTGTGGCGTTTACTCAACATTTAGCTGTGAGGAGTCTGAACAGCTGAAGTTTCCCTGTAGAAAACATCTGCTGCTTCTCTGCTGGGAAAGATGATGTTCTATTAATAATCACAGCCCTTAATATTCAATCATTTTCATGGATGttgctttaaaactgcaaatgTATACATATAATATTGATAATGGGGTaaaaatggttgtttttttgtttatttttttaaaatgtaaggtatatttttatctttgttaaTCTGAAGTTAATATCTTCGTGATTGGCTGCCACTGTTCTTGATGATGGTTTTTAGGGTACTTGTTTATGtatatttcttaaaaaataaacctatttaaatgaatgacgccccatttttgctgcttttctgtttatttctatttacattTGACTGCTGTGCCTGTTAAAGAGTTGCTCTTGTGTCGTCTCTCTAACACAAATTGAATTTTACATGTGAGTTGAATAAAAATCGTGTAACTTTTTGTGGTAATTAGGTCATTTCCCAACTcggctgttttcttttctctcaaGCTGCAGAAAGCTTTCCTCCAGATCTCTCTTTACTGTTATATTTCTGGcctaagtggaaaaaaatagatttttttgcaCTATTAGAATAATGAACCTCATTGTACATATGTGTTTGCTTCAGCTCATACAGATATGAGGCTTGTTAAAACATGCCTGCGAACAGTTAGGACAGCACTTCAAGAGGAATGTTCTGTGAAGTGTTTTCATCCACAGAATATGTAAGGAGTAACACGGTTCAGCTCATACAGCGCTTCTAATgcaaaactacataaaaactAAAGTGAAATGTAGAAATCTGTTTTCATGCATGCTAATTTCACTATACGTGCATACTATGTAGGACTTGGGTAATTACTTTGCAATCTGTCCTTACATTTAAATACAGAAATCATATCAAGAACAGCCAAGTTTTCTACAACTcaacaaaaacttaaacctTCTTAAATAGTTTGAACCTTTATGTAACAAACATAAGTCCAAAGATGTGACATTCAGTGTCTTCACCAACTAACTTATTGTAAAAGGCAAGAAAAAAGAGTTGATACCAGAGATTTGGAAGATTCTACAATACAGCAGATTAATTGATAACATGcaagggtgtcaggattgggtataaaaaaaagcaatgtcGGATGACGTTCAAGCCTTGTAGCAGAACCTGTCATGTGTCAATACAGCTATATGGGCTGAGAAGGCCAGTGGAAAGTAATTTTCTGTCAACACAGCCCAcagaaatgtaacctgaaaatGGATTACACAAGGACGATGCCGTATATCAACTCTGTTCAGAAACATTGCCACGACTGCGAGCCATTTCGCCCATCCAGAGCCACCTATTGTCCCACACATGCTAATGTTTTGGTTGTGCTTACCCACAATGCCGTTcactgaacccacaatgcactttgttttgtagccTGCTTCCTGTATATGGTCCCCTTCAATGTTGGGAATAACGCGTTACAGAGTAACGCATTACAGTAACAGTATTACTGTTTTGGGTAACGAAGTAAAGTAGtgcattgtttgtgtttgtctatgtgtaaagttctgatctgttttaagttatACGTGCAtgctgctgcatgtgtgtgtgcttgcctgggcacgttgccatagaaaTTGATTTGCGTGACGTAGCTGTTTGTGCGCcaacaagaaaaatgaaaaatgcagcAGGAGACGGAGACgggggcttttggtcagtggccatattcgcattattttcagttcagtccagtttcagtccaaacatgTGGTTAAAGACACTGCTagccggtcagtggaaggagtccttcaacACCCGACCcttaaacaagcagccgacccgcctcaACAAGCTAagtttttttcaacatttcctgaaGCACAGCAGTCGGTAAGACAAAAATCAACAAGCTAGTTacaggttcattgtaggagacatgctccccctgtcaaCTAatgaatcgcccaggtttagaaaaataccagataaaatgattatgaggAAAGCgtgcccatttcttcccacagacagggatgttgttcttgtggttttaaagccattttgtttacaatatacagtaaacactctgcagacaggcagtgatgtgTGTCCGTttctacacggtgaattaagaaatggtaaagtaataagttgtggcgttacttttcaaatgcagtaactagtaaagtaatttcattacaatttacggAAGTAATAAGTAACAAGTAACTAAtaacttttttagagtaactaccctgACACTGGTCCCCTTAAAGTGGACTTTCCAAGCAATTACTGGAATTTGAATAAAAcaggctggtgtgaatgtgcccagAGAGACTGTGGACACTTCCTTTGATCTGATTAAtccacatttcagctgcttttgggACTGATGTCTGCTTCTATGTGCTTTAAGTTGTAAAATCACCAATTTCACTGTTGTTTACTTCCCTTTCTGGAGATCGCTGCATACTATTTAGAGTTCCacctgttttattgtttctgtcaTACACTCTTTGAATTGATGCAGGATATAAATCAGCAAATTTCATAAACTTAAAACGCATATTTGggaagtgttatttatttttgggtgTAAAATTATGGAATGGATTAAACGATGACATTAAGATGTGTAACTCTATGTTAGTTTTCAAGAAGactttaaaatcaaaaattATCAAAGGTTACAATGAAATTGATTGAATtagattgttgttgttttttatttttgatgtctTATTGTGAATTATTTCTATGATAGTACAGGATAGGCAAAAATAAGCCCTGGGGCTTCAGCCTATTCCTTTTTCGGTTGCTGTCTGATTAATTCTTctgagaaaatgtaattttatatacttattttttgtttttaaaccgaaataaataaagtattcattcattcattctttcattcattcatttcttgcAGTACGCAGCAGTTTAATCTGAGTTTTactaatcagattactgtaacagCCATCACCTTACAGCCATTCAGCAGGACTGCACCAGTGTGAACAAAGGGCTACAGTCAGGATCCCCTGATGCTGCAACAGGCTGGAATTTAACTGaaacttttatatttatgttaccTCAAATGACAAAGAGGACCAGTGTATTGACCTGGAGGTGGGCTAAAAGAAGTCAGATgaagcaggttttagatgtttcttgcTTCAAtgcacctgactgaaatgaatgggtcattaacaggctgtAAAAAGCTGTTggaaaaatccattttattttaatgaggtGTGtcggagcagggaaacatctaaaatctgcatgACTGGAATTGGAAACTACAAACCTCAGGATGataggaggaaagaaggagacaattctgcacaaaaaaaaaaaaaaaaaatcacagcatCTATCCAATAATTCCAGATTCTGTCTCATAAGAAACTTCTTATGAAAAAGATGCAAGCAGGAAGCAGAACAGCTAAATAAGGACATGATATCAACATTTAAATGATGCATTACAGACAGACGGTTGCATAGTAAACTGTTCATTTGTATTTCAATCACAGAGGCTGCAAATGCCAGAAACACAAGCAGGTCTGGGATCAGTGGTCTGAAAAGAGCAAAAATACTGATCGGAAATAAACCATTTGCATCAGAAAAGAGTCTTCCTAACCATAGCAACTGCTGACTTTGATCTTAAAATATCCGCAGAGGAAGCTCAGCTCTCATGCATGTAGGTTATTGTGACTTCAGCCGAACCAGCCAGCCTGGCTTGATGTGCCAATCTGCCCCATCCTGGCCTGTAGAGAGAGTGATGCGCACCTTGGATTTGCTCTCTCAGTCAAGATTATGTTAATCTGCTCTAATCTCCTAACAGACGCTGAGGCAGACAGCATGAGACCAGCGCACAGGAGAGAGGCAACATGATGCACATTCATCCCAGTCTACAGTTGTTTAAATGGCACATAAAGAAATACCAGCCttgtcttttactttttattctctgttaCAATGTAAGATCTATAACTAGATGCCACAGAGAATACTAAACCACCTGAAAAAATGATGAACGACCTATTTCTCCAGTCTTTCGGGGAGGTTCGTGAGAATTTAAATGGTCCaagtatgaaaataaaaacagtgttatCATCATTAGTAATTCATCTGAACCTCTCAGCATCAGAAGCTGCTACATCAAAGCATCCTGCTGCAGTAATGATCAATTAGACTGGAACTGAGCAGGCATGGCAGCTCCTGAAGACCAAAATGCAGATCAGTGCATTTAAATGCAAGTCAGATGCAttcaggaaaaagaagaagaagaaggaatcagggcagcagcagagagagaagagaTGAAGTGTAGTTTGGTCTGAGAGATGAGTCTTCCTCAGTTTTACTGGGGCTATTCATTATTTTAGTGCTTAAGATGATAGTTGATTTTTGCATCCTTTTATATGCTTCCATCTTAGTAGCATGACTACAGGGATTCAGAATTTAGTAAACAATCATTAAATAGACCACAGTAAAAATGTAAGATTAAGTGCCCACATGATGCTCAATCACTTCTTCTCTTGTGCCACAAGTAGGTCAGattttttatacaaaatgtGGTGCAGACTTTCATGCCTGCAAGGGATTAAATGCCTTTGGTGATTCCCCGGCTTTCCTCCTCTTTCAGGCTGGATGCTTCCTGAGGAAGAGCACCGAGCTTGATCTACAGCGTAATCCAATGTAGCTGCTGATGCATCCCTTTCCTGTTATAAAGGCTTGTATTTGAGCCCATTAAAATATCAAACTAGCTCTCTTCTTACAATATATATAACTCACTTccttttattctctttattttctttatttctcttttctaaTGTGGGTAATGTGCAGCCTGGTACTGTGCAAAAGTATTGAGGCAACCATTAATCTTCATTTGCTGCcagtaaaacatgaaataggagcagttgtttattttctattattagtCATGGCAAGTTTTCAGCTAGTAGCTCTTTGGAAAACATCTTGTTGGTGCAAAGTCGTCACCCTTTGAGTCGGAAACctttttattaacagaaaagtGTGAGTCAATGTTGAGtggtttaaacaaaaacacattcctcTGAACATTTAGGACTCAGAATCTATTTCTGAGGGTAAAAAAAGGGGCATGATACATAAGAAGCATAAAAGAATGATTGGAAAAATTCTAAATTGAAGCTTGCTGCATCTTAGACAGctgggattgttttttttttttttttacactttgtgGTGATTATAGTTTCATATCACCACACCCTGGCTTACGGTGCTACATCACTGCTGCTGGGTGAGAACCACTGGAGGTCATCAATACAAGTCTTTGAGCTGTTTAAGTGTAGAGCCACCcctcatttttatatataaactgCTTGAAAAATGGGAAATGATTTACTTGTGTATGCAAATATATGGCAAAACAGAATTTGTACAAATTTAACAAgcttaaaactgaatatttggtatggccatcttttttttttaacacacccTGAACCCTGAATGACACCTTCCTGTCATTCGGTAGTCTCCAGGAtaagttctccaggcttcttgaaggattttccaaagttcttcttttgtttcattctctgtccagatgaggtctgggttctggtaGGATCCATCTCTCCACCAGACCTGTTGCCACAGATTTTCAGTCCACTTCTTGAGCCATAtcacatacctcagccttttctccctgtttcccttcctttaGAACTGCTTCTTTACAGCCttccttccatggagaccatttctgacgAAGCTTTGGCAGACAgcagatggatcaactgaaggtccagatgcatctctcaggtcctggttcaggtctttgattaatttattgtgagagcatcactttcagatcctcttcatctgctgtagataggtTTTAGGCTTGCCTCTTCCTCTATT
The sequence above is drawn from the Melanotaenia boesemani isolate fMelBoe1 chromosome 22, fMelBoe1.pri, whole genome shotgun sequence genome and encodes:
- the arv1 gene encoding protein ARV1; amino-acid sequence: MGKDIYRCIECNEKATELHRDYSNGILKITICESCQKPVDKYIEYDPVIILIDAILCKTQAFRHILFNTSLNIHWKLCAFCLLCEAYLRWSLLHGSEQSSDPADIIRYAKEWEFYGMFGLAALELSAFCGAVLWFLWVWVGLLQGRTVELSLLIRALLLSCYGKVLLIPAVIWEHDYSPLCLGLIKLFVLTSNSQAIRVILNTSRRVSLVAICLGLLLETCVAQACKKLPWSIQDMLTSE